One Fusarium musae strain F31 chromosome 6, whole genome shotgun sequence DNA segment encodes these proteins:
- a CDS encoding hypothetical protein (EggNog:ENOG41~CAZy:GH3) → MAHTDNSDLDPVWQDLDRAIGQILIMGWDGTEVTPQIRSLIEDHHLGSIILTAKNLKSAQQTAELVQELQTIAKNAGHLQPLLIALDQENGGVNSLFDEDYVCQFPSAMGVAATGRADLAYEVTKATATEISACGVNLMLGPVLDVLNNARYQPLGVRATGDDPQEVSQYGLAALRGIRDAGIASCGKHFPSYGNLNFLGSNLDVPIITQTLEELSISALVPFRNAVASGKLDAMFIGGCGISNPSMNVSHACLSDQVVDELLRDELGFNGVAISECLEMEALSHELGVQNGVIMAVEAGCDLVLLCRAYDVQLEAIKGLKLGYENGIVTKERIFTSLRRVLNLKTTCTSWEKALNPPGISLLSQLHPSHLALSLQAYDDSITIIRDKEKLIPLTASMHPGEELLLLTPLVKPLPASSLTKKLLAAKDNQNQAEGQHEMWAHNGRDRSAILSGEGVFREFGKSLARARNEKLLHTSYTANGVRPVHENLIHRASCIIIVTADANRNLYQAGFTKHVDMMCSMLRTRGQKKQLIVVAVSSPYDFAMDKSIGTYLCTFDFTENALHALARTLVGEIAPLGTLPGTLRKSKKVLKSRQHWLVEEYSAKRDASALNDLLRAVHRASAPDLQFLRTTTAASFQLNNANIAESHFVVRNSSTNALYGFAATYFVHGVGILGGVFVEPTKRDVSIGRSLHRRALRSLMQRRGIKQVQIGSAFPGVFLGIPNDVEVNTIKEWFANSGWDVQFPRRVSNMILQDVASWSAPEGLSQSIQRAGISFDLIHDLDNADGVLSHVRNNANPEVLELYRHALSESKLSGIVRAKDATGALLGTIIVCKQRSPLETHIPSLVSRSEDICGIIAPVVPLGPQSTLALQGLTLMGIRQARSHKATKVVLGWVVDDGSESLTAMGFETLQEFEEITNSPENVTIPHF, encoded by the exons ATGGCCCATACAGACAATAGCGACCTCGATCCAGTATGGCAAGATCTCGACCG TGCCATTGGACAGATCCTGATAATGGGCTGGGATGGCACTGAAGTTACCCCCCAGATCAGGAGCCTCATTGAGGATCATCACCTTGGTTCCATTATACTTACAGCCAAGAACCTTAAAT CTGCTCAGCAAACAGCAGAACTTGTCCAGGAATTACAGACCATTGCTAAGAATGCTGGTCATTTACAACCTCTTCTCATTGCCCTCGATCAGGAGAATGGAGGAGTCAACAGTCTTTTCGACGAAGACTATGTATGCCAATTTCCCAGTGCCATGGGCGTCGCAGCTACTGGTCGAGCCGACCTAGCATATGAAGTGACCAAGGCTACTGCCACTGAGATCTCGGCCTGTGGTGTCAACCTCATGCTAGGACCCGTCCTTGATGTACTGAATAATGCTCGCTACCAGCCTTTGGGAGTGCGTGCTACCGGAGATGACCCCCAAGAAGTATCACAATATGGCCTGGCGGCTCTACGAGGAATTCGAGATGCTGGAATTGCTTCATGTGGAAAGCATTTCCCATCATACGGAAATCTGAACTTTCTGGGCTCAAACCTAGATGTGCCCATTATCACTCAGACACTAGAGGAACTCAGCATCAGCGCTCTGGTTCCATTCCGAAATGCCGTTGCCTCGGGAAAATTAGATGCTATGTTTATTGGAGGCTGTGGCATATCCAATCCGTCCATGAATGTGAGTCATGCTTGTCTTTCAGATCAAGTTGTGGATGAGCTCTTGCGCGATGAACTTGGATTCAACGGAGTTGCAATCTCAGAGtgcttggagatggaggctCTCAGTCATGAACTTGGTGTCCAGAATGGTGTTATCATGGCCGTCGAAGCAGGCTGTGATCTTGTCCTCCTCTGCCGTGCCTATGACGTCCAACTTGAAGCTATCAAAGGCCTGAAGCTCGGTTATGAAAATGGTATTGTGACGAAGGAGCGGATTTTCACCTCTCTGAGAAGGGTACTTAACCTGAAAACGACCTGTACCTCTTGGGAGAAGGCGTTGAACCCTCCAGGCatttctttgctttctcaACTTCACCCATCTCATCTTGCTCTATCACTCCAAGCCTACGATGATTCCATCACAATCATTCGAGATAAGGAGAAACTTATCCCACTCACAGCCTCAATGCATCCCGGAGAGGAGCTCCTCTTATTGACACCTTTAGTCAAGCCGCTGCCTGCATCTTCACTCACCAAAAAGCTGCTGGCAGCCAAAGACAACCAGAATCAAGCAGAAGGGCAACATGAGATGTGGGCGCATAATGGTCGTGACCGAAGCGCGATATTGAGCGGAGAGGGGGTTTTCCGAGAATTTGGCAAATCTCTTGCTCGAGCTCGTAATGAAAAGTTACTCCACACAAGCTATACGGCTAATGGAGTCCGTCCAG TTCACGAAAACCTGATCCACAGAGCATCTTGTATCATTATTGTCACGGCTGATGCCAATCGAAACCTTTATCAAGCTGGTTTCACCAAGCATGTTGACATGATGTGCTCTATGCTTCGAACCAGGGGTCAGAAAAAGCAACTGATCGTAGTGGCAGTCAGCTCTCCGTATGATTTTGCAATGGATAAATCCATTGGCACATACCTCTGCACCTTCGACTTCACCGAGAACGCTCTCCATGCTCTTGCAAGGACACTGGTTGGAGAAATTGCGCCCCTTGGAACTCTCCCCGGTACACTGCGTAAGAGCAAGAAGGTTCTCAAGTCCAGACAACACTGGCTGGTAGAAGAATACAGTGCGAAACGTGACGCATCTGCTTTGAACGACCTACTTCGAGCTGTTCACCGAGCAAGCGCACCAGACCTGCAGTTTCTACGCACAACAACTGCTGCTTCCTTTCAGCTCAATAATGCCAATATTGCAGAATCACATTTTGTGGTTAGAAACAGCAGCACTAACGCTTTGTACGGCTTTGCTGCTACATACTTTGTTCACGGTGTTGGTATCCTTGGAGGTGTCTTTGTCGAGCCCACCAAACGTGACGTATCGATCGGAAGGTCCCTTCACCGACGGGCGCTCAGAAGTCTCATGCAGCGACGAGGAATCAAGCAAGTCCAGATAGGGTCAGCTTTCCCTGGGGTTTTCCTAGGTATTCCCAACGATGTCGAGGTCAACACAATCAAAGAGTGGTTTGCGAACAGCGGCTGGGATGTTCAGTTTCCACGACGCGTCTCAAACATGATCTTACAGGATGTGGCAAGCTGGTCTGCCCCAGAGGGTTTGTCCCAGAGCATTCAAAGAGCCGGTATTAGCTTTGACCTGATTCATGATTTGGACAACGCGGATGGTGTTCTCAGCCATGTCCGTAACAACGCAAATCCTGAGGTATTAGAGCTGTACCGCCATGCGCTGTCAGAATCGAAGTTGAGTGGGATCGTGCGGGCCAAGGATGCGACAGGTGCCTTGTTGGGTACGATCATTGTTTGCAAGCAGCGCAGTCCATTGGAAACTCATATTCCTTCGTTGGTGTCACGCTCTGAGGACATCTGTGGCATTATTGCTCCAGTTGTACCTCTTGGACCACAATCAACTCTCGCTTTACAAGGCTTGACGCTCATGGGCATTCGTCAGGCCAGGAGTCACAAAGCTACAAAAGTGGTTCTTGGTTGG GTTGTGGATGATGGTTCCGAGTCCCTCACAGCGATGGGCTTTGAGACACTCCAAGAGTTCGAGGAAATCACAAACTCCCCAGAAAATGTAACTATCCCTCACTTCTAA
- a CDS encoding hypothetical protein (MEROPS:MER0033184~EggNog:ENOG41~CAZy:CE9), whose product MPIAVSPTLPKNGLTKFTNCRLLKGNDLVWEDLWVSSITGKIIDSQASFYGGRNMPDNTLDLGGRIIAPGLVECQLNGAFGFNFSTLLDDMSEYGKNIQKINRLLVKTGVTSYIPTITSQRPELYQKALPYLGPSGELRIPAHGAESLGAHCEGPFLSPTKNGVHNVDVLTQAESIEDIEQCYGRENMTPRSDGSPMPIKMITAAPERGQMMNLIPEITSRGIIYSVGHTEATYEETSQAVSKGATMITHLFNAMRPLHHRNPGVFGVLGKAESLPRPYFGIISDGIHLHPTTIKIAYSAHPDGFILVTDAMHLVGLPDGAYPWTNGEYTCNIVKQGSKLLLENSDTIAGSSITLLECVNNFRQWTGASIPQALGAVTSTPAAMLGLQGVKGSLESGADADLVILSDGYESQGEVRGTNEVLVLDEVWKFGERVSGSIKESKLM is encoded by the exons ATGCCTATCGCCGTTTCGCCGACCCTACCCAAGAATGGCCTCACTAAATTCACCAACTGTCGGCTGCTGAAGGGCAACGACTTGGTCTGGGAGGACCTTTGGGTCAGCTCCATTActggcaagatcatcgaTAGCCAGGCTTCATTTTATGGCGGCCGCAACATGCCTGACAAtactcttgatcttggtggACGCATCATTGCACCAGGGCTGGTTGAGTGCCAGCTCAACGGTGCCTTTGGCTTCAACTTCTCAACTCTACTGGATGACATGTCCGAATATGGCAAAAATATCCAAAAGATCAATCGACTACTGGTCAAGACAGGGGTCACATCATACATCCCAACCATCACCAGTCAACGGCCTGAATTATACCAAAAG GCCCTCCCGTATCTTGGCCCGTCTGGGGAACTGCGGATCCCGGCTCACGGCGCCGAGTCCCTTGGTGCTCACTGCGAGGGTCCGTTCTTGAGTCCCACCAAGAACGGAGTTCACAATGTCGATGTTCTCACCCAAGCTGAATCGATAGAGGATATTGAGCAATGTTATGGTCGTGAGAATATGACCCCTCGTTCCGATGGCTCGCCGATGCCGATCAAGATGATTACAGCAGCGCCGGAACGCGGACAGATGATGAACCTGATCCCAGAGATCACTTCAAGAGGAATTATCTATTCCGTTGGCCACACCGAGGCAACATATGAAGAGACATCGCAAGCTGTCAGTAAGGGTGCTACAATGATTACACACCTCTTCAATGCCATGCGCCCGTTGCACCACAGAAACCCAGGCGTCTTTGGAGTTTTGGGCAAGGCCGAGAGTCTGCCACGACCTTACTTTGGCATCATCTCAGATGGCATTCATTTGCATCCTACGACTATCAAGATCGCATACAGCGCTCATCCTGATGGCTTTATCCTGGTCACGGATGCTATGCATCTTGTTGGTCTTCCGGATGGAGCCTATCCGTGGACAAACGGAGAGTACACATGCAACATTGTCAAGCAAGGTTCTAAATTGCTCCTTGAGAACTCCGACACGATTGCTGGGAG CTCAATAACTCTCCTCGAGTGTGTCAATAATTTCAGACAGTGGACTGGGGCTAGTATTCCTCAGGCCCTTGGAGCGGTCACATCAACACCGGCCGCCATGCTTGGCTTACAGGGAGTCAAGGGTTCACTAGAATCGGGGGCTGACGCAGATCTGGTGATTTTGTCAGACGGATACGAAAGCCAGGGTGAAGTCAGGGGAACGAATGAAGTTCTTGTACTGGACGAAGTGTGGAAGTTTGGTGAGAGGGTGTCCGGTTCTATCAAGGAGAGCAAGTTGATGTGA
- a CDS encoding hypothetical protein (EggNog:ENOG41), with the protein MSGLPTGASSSEAMAMNFGSAHSHSMNMDVFDQDMTFDESLLDGAALQTLPFGTSYDLDAFSSTFEDPFSYSTRQQFDPPPNQDALHEESSPQEPDNKLLGFSAPVSNATIVNENNQFVDAGMTAELYGMFFVAEDVFGGESTGRPMELTCYRRNLWQCSGQITLPRGIRNIVNEQGQHIRIFELVATIAAIESIEGKATEIISIPWKNANPQGGDDSKGVSAPPTITLDITTGQEIDAHRVSLPISWKRLQFKHATANNGRRKGLQQHYVVQITLLGKTQTGELIKVSEIKSGPVIVRGRSPRNFDSRKDVPLTGDKRFERRSTSTSNVDHPTLKLERENSTNFTQRFPPAGNLQISSRTTGQHLGQ; encoded by the exons ATGTCGGGGCTGCCAACTGGCGCCTCTTCCAGCGaagcgatggcgatgaactTTGGATCTGCCCACTCTCATAGTATGAATATGGACGTGTTCGACCAGGATATGACATTTGATGAATCACTTCT TGATGGGGCTGCACTGCAGACTCTACCTTTCGGCACCTCGTACGACTTGGATGCCTTTTCCTCGACCTTCGAAGATCCCTTCTCATATTCGACTCGACAACAATTCGATCCTCCGCCGAATCAAGATGCCCTACATGAGGAATCATCTCCCCAGGAGCCCGATAATAAGCTTCTTGGGTTCTCCGCTCCCGTTTCCAACGCTACCATTGTCAACGAGAACAACCAATTCGTTGACGCCGGCATGACGGCTGAATTGTACGGCATGTTCTTCGTTGCCGAGGATGTCTTCGGAGGAGAATCAACCGGACGCCCGATGGAATTGACTTGTTATCGTCGCAACCTCTGGCAGTGTTCGGGGCAGATCACTCTCCCTCGCGGAATCAGGAATATTGTGAATGAACAAGGCCAACACATTCGAATATTCGAGTTAGTAGCGACTATTGCAGCCATCGAATCCATCGAAGGAAAGGCTACAGAAATAATATCGATTCCCTGGAAGAACGCCAATCCCCAGGGAGGTGATGACTCAAAAGGCGTTTCAGCACCACCTACCATCACACTGGATATAACGACAGGCCAGGAGATCGACGCACATCGCGTTTCTTTGCCTATATCTTGGAAACGGCTTCAGTTCAAGCATGCTACTGCCAACAACGGCAGAAGAAAGGGCTTGCAACAGCACTACGTAGTCCAGATCACCCTGCTAGGAAAGACACAGACTGGTGAACTCATAAAAGTATCGGAGATCAAATCTGGCCCAGTCATTGTTCGCGGCCGGAGTCCCAGAAACTTCGACAGCAGGAAGGATGTTCCTCTTACAGGCGACAAGAGATTTGAGAGGAGAAGCACATCGACGTCAAATGTCGACCACCCAACCCTTAAACTCGAACGGGAGAATTCGACGAACTTCACGCAAAGATTCCCTCCTGCTGGAAATCTCCAG ATAAGCAGCCGAACGACTGGGCAACACCTGGGTCAATGA
- a CDS encoding hypothetical protein (EggNog:ENOG41): MTRPPIPAWSSDPHNSAKAANSHSNKNSLPRQNASLPINLSLSEDERSPNRSSAELHSPNSGKGYTTAGANRENSPADEGADPLYEYFPLTVDDWMPPVDAVYRPHVVHHTIMPPEMKAQQLKSKAKRYFASD; the protein is encoded by the exons ATGACCAGACCCCCGATACCAGCTTGGTCCAGCGATCCACACAATTCTGCTAAAGCAGCAAATTCCCACAGTAATAAAAATTCACTCCCACGTCAGAATGCATCTCTGCCGATCAATCTATCGCTATCAGAAGACGAGAGAAGCCCGAACCGCTCGAGTGCCGAGCTGCACAGTCCCAATTCTGGCAAAGGCTACACAACCGCAGGGGCGAACAGGGAAAACAGTCCTGCAGATGAGGGTGCCGATCCCTTGTACGAATACTTTCCACTGACTGTGGATGATTG GATGCCGCCTGTAGATGCTGTTTATCGGCCTCACGTGGTCCATCACACTATCATGCCACCCGAGATGAAAGCACAACAGCTCAAGAGCAAGGCCAAGCGGTACTTTGCCTCTGACTGA